In the genome of Thermococcus sp. Bubb.Bath, the window CTTATCCTTATCCAGCCCTCACCGCCCTTTCCAAAGGCGGTTCCCGGGATAACGACGACTCCGGAATTTTCGAGGAGCCAGTTCGCAAAATCCTCACTGGCCATGTCGAGCTCTGGATCGATCTTGGCCCATATGTAGAAGGCTCCCTTCGGCTTGAATGCCTCAACGTGCGGAACGTCCTTCAGCCCCTTCAGAACGAGCTTTCTCCTCTCCGCGTAGGTGTCCCTCATTACCTTAAGGGCATCCCAGCTGCGCTTGTCGCGGAGGGCCGTGATTCCCGCTATCTGGATGAAGGAGGTGACGTTTCCGATGACATAGGCGTGGAGTTTTATCATATCCTTTATGACCTGACTGGGGGCTATAGCGAACCCAAGCCTCCATCCAGTCATCGCAAAGGTCTTGGAGAAGCTGTTTGCGAGTATCGTATTGTCAGGCGCATACTTTATCATCGGGTGGTGCTTTGCTCCCTCATAGAGGAAGTGCTCGTAGGGCTCGTCGCTGAGGATGTATATGTTGTAGTCCTCGGCTATGTCTGCTATCGCCCTCGCCGTCTTCTTGTCTATCGTGGCCCCGGTTGGATTGTTGGGGTAGTTCATCACGAGCATCCTGGTCCTCTTCGTTACCATCTCAACGAGCTCGTCCGGATCGATGCGGAACTCGTTCTCCTCGCGGAGTGGAATACGGAGGATTCCCGCCTCTGACATCTTGGCATCTTCAACGTAGCATACGAAAGCTGGATCCGGGATTATAACGTCATCCCCCTGCTCGAGAAGGGACTCAAAGGCCAGATACGTCGCCTCGTAAGCCCCCGCGGTGACTATGATGTTTGATGGATCCACATCTACGTTATAAAAATCCTTATAATATTCGGCTATAGCCTCGCGGAACTCCGGTATTCCAGCGTTTGGGGTGTAGTGAGTGTAACCCTCATACATGGCCCTCGTGGCAGCTTCCTTTATCACATCCGGAGTGTCGAAGTCAGGCTCCCCGATTCCCAAGGAGATAACGTCCTCCATCGTCCTTGCCTTCTCAAAAAGCTCCCTAATCTTGGAGCGCTGAAGGAGGTTTATCCTCCCGGCCATGAAGTATTTGCGCTTTTTATACCGCATGAGCATCACCCCTGACATCCCAGAACTGCATAGGAGACTCTTATAAAGTTAACCTGAATGAGGATGGGAATGAATTTGGTAATATTCTCTTTTATCCTATAAAACTTCGGTTAGGGCCGATTTTTCAAAAAGACTTTTTGAAACCTCTTTACTGCAGTGAACCGCCTTCTCCTCCTCCAGACCGTGTTCCTTCAGGAAAGCCTCCGCTTCCTCGACCCTCCCGAACACCACGAGATAGTTGAGACCTTGAGCAACGCCATACTTCTTTATCGCCTCCTTAATCTGTAGGGTTCCAGCCAATCTCAGGAGGAACTCCCCACCGAGGGTTTTTGCGTGGTTGGTTCCCCTCTCAAAGGCCCTCTTTACCAGTACCGCCGCATGAACGACTGCCTCATAACAGGGGGCCCTAACCACCTGCACGTTCCCACCGAGGCTTTTGATAAGCCTTTCTGGCTTCTCAACTTTAACTGCCCCTACCACTATGCCTTCAATGACCTCCTCCATTCTACCACCCGTTCCAATTTTAGGGTGGGAGTTATAACCTTTGTTGTACATTCACCTCCTATTCTAAAAATTCTTTTGATTTTATAAAAATTTTCAAAATTTTTTTGAAAAAGATATTTTTATGATATTATTTCAGAGGCGCAAAGTATTTAACTACTTAATGCACTAACTAAAGTAGCGACCCACTGGACTGGGTGATACAGGGAATGACAAAGATGCGCATCGTGAGCGTGCAGCTCCCCCAGAGCTTTGTGAACGCGATGGACCAGCTGGTCAGGCGGGGAGTGTACCCAAACCGTAGCGAAGTTATAAGGACCGCAATCAGAGAGTTCCTCAAGAAAGAGATGCACTTTGAAGTCCAGGATGACGAGGTTCCCGAATATGTGATAAGGTGAAAAGGCCACCCGTATAGAGGAGAGGGGGTATAAGAATGGTGTTTAAGCTCCTGGAGCAGGCTGGAATTAAGCTGGACTTGGACGAAGGGCCGAAGGTAGAGAAGAGGGAGGATCTCACCGGCGATGAGTTCGACGAGGATTTCATTAAAATCGCTATCGTTGGTGTTGG includes:
- a CDS encoding aminotransferase class I/II-fold pyridoxal phosphate-dependent enzyme, which produces MRYKKRKYFMAGRINLLQRSKIRELFEKARTMEDVISLGIGEPDFDTPDVIKEAATRAMYEGYTHYTPNAGIPEFREAIAEYYKDFYNVDVDPSNIIVTAGAYEATYLAFESLLEQGDDVIIPDPAFVCYVEDAKMSEAGILRIPLREENEFRIDPDELVEMVTKRTRMLVMNYPNNPTGATIDKKTARAIADIAEDYNIYILSDEPYEHFLYEGAKHHPMIKYAPDNTILANSFSKTFAMTGWRLGFAIAPSQVIKDMIKLHAYVIGNVTSFIQIAGITALRDKRSWDALKVMRDTYAERRKLVLKGLKDVPHVEAFKPKGAFYIWAKIDPELDMASEDFANWLLENSGVVVIPGTAFGKGGEGWIRISYATRKELLLEALERMKKALEKL
- the cgi121 gene encoding KEOPS complex subunit Cgi121, translated to MEEVIEGIVVGAVKVEKPERLIKSLGGNVQVVRAPCYEAVVHAAVLVKRAFERGTNHAKTLGGEFLLRLAGTLQIKEAIKKYGVAQGLNYLVVFGRVEEAEAFLKEHGLEEEKAVHCSKEVSKSLFEKSALTEVL
- a CDS encoding ribbon-helix-helix domain-containing protein; protein product: MTKMRIVSVQLPQSFVNAMDQLVRRGVYPNRSEVIRTAIREFLKKEMHFEVQDDEVPEYVIR